The following coding sequences lie in one Paenibacillus durus ATCC 35681 genomic window:
- a CDS encoding 3-oxoacyl-[acyl-carrier-protein] synthase III C-terminal domain-containing protein, whose amino-acid sequence MAGIRIKDIDIYHPSKKIGNDFFIEHFDEKGIDIRGLLAALGRENRYSIDNQDENSLTMAFEAASNVLEKTGLTGADIDLIAYATQTPEYIFPTNSLMIHRLINGASHTICIDSNANCAGMTASVEQVSRQMMANPRIRRALVIGSDHVAPHADKNDPVYYANFGDAAAAVILERDENSVGFIDSIYQTDTCVYGNSMFPSEGLAKVGRTGVGAGEFNVRFIPFDDSICVDAASESINTLLSENEIAPESIKAACFSQLSLPNIRAVSEKTGIGSDAAVYIGDEFGYTSTSSPFIALHKAVTTGKIERGDKLLFWTVGAGWQNVAFVMEY is encoded by the coding sequence ATGGCTGGGATTCGTATAAAGGACATTGATATCTATCATCCAAGCAAAAAGATTGGCAACGACTTTTTCATTGAGCATTTTGACGAAAAGGGCATTGATATCCGTGGACTTCTCGCCGCTCTGGGCCGTGAAAACCGCTACAGCATCGATAATCAGGATGAGAATTCCCTGACGATGGCCTTCGAGGCAGCGAGCAATGTTCTGGAAAAGACCGGTCTTACCGGTGCCGATATCGATCTCATTGCTTATGCGACCCAGACTCCTGAGTATATTTTTCCTACGAACTCCTTGATGATTCACCGGCTGATAAACGGAGCATCCCATACAATCTGCATCGACAGCAATGCGAACTGCGCGGGAATGACAGCTTCGGTTGAACAGGTTAGCCGGCAAATGATGGCCAATCCAAGAATCCGCCGCGCTCTGGTCATCGGCTCAGATCATGTTGCGCCGCATGCCGACAAGAATGATCCTGTGTATTATGCCAACTTCGGTGATGCTGCCGCCGCTGTCATTTTGGAGCGTGATGAGAATTCCGTAGGCTTCATAGATTCCATCTATCAGACAGACACTTGTGTTTACGGCAACTCGATGTTTCCGTCAGAAGGCTTGGCCAAGGTGGGCCGCACCGGCGTTGGTGCCGGGGAGTTCAATGTTAGATTCATTCCTTTTGACGATTCGATCTGCGTTGACGCCGCCTCTGAATCTATCAACACCTTGCTTAGTGAAAATGAGATCGCCCCTGAATCGATTAAAGCGGCTTGCTTCTCTCAATTGTCACTTCCCAATATTCGCGCGGTTTCCGAGAAGACGGGCATCGGCAGCGACGCAGCCGTCTACATCGGCGATGAATTCGGCTATACCTCGACGAGCAGCCCTTTCATCGCTCTGCACAAAGCTGTAACCACTGGCAAAATCGAACGCGGAGACAAGCTTCTGTTCTGGACGGTTGGCGCCGGCTGGCAAAACGTAGCTTTTGTCATGGAGTATTAA
- a CDS encoding YggS family pyridoxal phosphate-dependent enzyme: MSSTLQERIAEVSRRIERACARSGRNSRDVHIIAVTKYVSLEATSAVLASGLVNIGENRWQVAESKWEALGHQGTWHFIGHLQTNKVKDVIGKFQYIHSLDRMSLAKELQRKAEAEGLYVNVFLQVNVSGEESKYGLSPDKVPDFLQEISRLNRVKIIGLMTMAPHEEDPELTRPVFRGLRELRDKLNGMGLTPEPITELSMGMSNDFEVAIEEGATWVRLGTVLVGHEEGS, encoded by the coding sequence TTGTCCTCGACATTGCAGGAAAGAATAGCCGAAGTCAGCCGGCGGATTGAGCGAGCGTGCGCAAGAAGCGGACGGAACAGCCGTGATGTTCATATCATCGCTGTAACGAAATATGTATCGCTGGAAGCGACATCCGCCGTGCTGGCTTCCGGCCTTGTAAATATTGGCGAGAACCGCTGGCAGGTTGCAGAGAGCAAGTGGGAAGCGCTGGGACATCAAGGAACATGGCATTTTATCGGGCATTTGCAGACCAATAAGGTGAAAGATGTTATCGGCAAATTTCAATATATTCACTCACTGGACCGGATGTCGCTGGCCAAGGAGCTGCAGCGCAAGGCGGAAGCGGAAGGGCTTTATGTGAACGTTTTTCTTCAGGTGAACGTCTCCGGAGAAGAGTCGAAATACGGCCTGAGTCCGGACAAGGTTCCCGATTTTTTGCAGGAGATCTCACGTCTTAACCGCGTCAAAATCATCGGACTGATGACCATGGCGCCGCATGAGGAAGATCCGGAGCTTACGCGTCCGGTATTTCGCGGCCTGCGCGAACTGCGGGACAAGCTTAACGGTATGGGGCTGACTCCGGAGCCGATAACAGAGCTGTCGATGGGCATGTCGAATGACTTTGAAGTTGCGATTGAAGAAGGGGCCACCTGGGTGCGCCTGGGTACGGTATTGGTAGGCCATGAGGAGGGATCGTAA
- a CDS encoding YggT family protein, whose product MPQIYSIIEILFNIYFYMIIFYVLMSWLPNVRDNFIGELLGKLVEPYLTPFRKIIPPLFGTIDFSPVVALLVLELAMNGLRSVLIYLIG is encoded by the coding sequence TTGCCCCAAATCTATTCCATTATCGAAATCCTGTTCAACATCTATTTCTACATGATTATTTTCTACGTGCTGATGTCCTGGCTGCCGAATGTCCGTGACAACTTCATCGGTGAATTGCTCGGAAAGTTGGTGGAGCCATATTTAACGCCGTTCCGCAAGATTATTCCGCCCTTGTTCGGAACGATTGACTTTTCGCCGGTTGTAGCTCTGCTCGTGCTGGAGCTAGCGATGAACGGATTGCGGTCCGTGCTGATTTATTTGATAGGATAA
- the pgeF gene encoding peptidoglycan editing factor PgeF has translation MEPFVQNSASPALFSLRPWTDRFSEITAGFTGRTGGAGRAPYESLNCALHVGDIPEDVIKNRKTIAESLGFALEDWTCGEQVHGAEIAVVIAGDKGRGSLDRTSAFADTDGLLTNVPGVLLTSFYADCVPLFFHDPVSGVVGLAHAGWKGTVAEIASAMVQRMEMVYSSRKEDIRAAIGPSIGGCCYEVDDFVMDRVRKLEGSLALAEESADSLYRPSTAHNGKMMLNLKELNRRIMIKAGILPTHIECTSWCTSCNHDLFFSYRKENGVTGRMASWIGIKES, from the coding sequence ATGGAACCGTTTGTACAAAATAGCGCCAGTCCGGCATTATTCAGCCTGAGGCCGTGGACTGACCGTTTTTCGGAAATAACAGCCGGGTTTACAGGACGGACCGGGGGAGCCGGACGCGCGCCTTACGAGAGCCTGAACTGCGCTCTTCATGTGGGCGACATTCCGGAGGATGTTATTAAGAACCGTAAGACCATCGCTGAAAGCCTCGGCTTTGCGCTCGAAGACTGGACATGCGGGGAACAAGTGCACGGGGCGGAAATTGCTGTTGTAATTGCTGGCGACAAGGGGCGCGGCAGCCTGGACCGGACTTCGGCGTTTGCGGACACGGATGGACTTCTGACCAATGTGCCCGGCGTGCTGCTGACTTCTTTTTATGCGGATTGTGTACCCCTCTTTTTCCATGACCCGGTGTCAGGTGTTGTCGGATTGGCCCATGCGGGCTGGAAAGGGACGGTTGCGGAAATCGCTTCGGCTATGGTTCAGAGAATGGAAATGGTCTACAGCAGCCGTAAAGAAGATATCCGGGCTGCTATCGGACCGAGCATCGGCGGGTGCTGTTATGAAGTGGATGATTTCGTAATGGACCGCGTCCGAAAGCTGGAGGGTAGTCTGGCTCTGGCAGAGGAATCCGCAGACAGTCTTTACCGGCCATCGACCGCGCATAATGGCAAAATGATGCTCAACTTGAAAGAATTGAACCGACGCATTATGATAAAAGCAGGAATATTGCCGACTCATATCGAATGTACATCTTGGTGTACAAGCTGTAATCATGATTTATTCTTCTCTTACCGCAAGGAAAACGGTGTTACGGGAAGAATGGCGAGCTGGATCGGAATAAAGGAGAGTTGA
- a CDS encoding DUF5665 domain-containing protein — MHWKQLVRSGEGPSEPPDRDKLDAVYRVVTEWAQRMEKSRISEYLELLHSPWRLIWLNVLSGTARGVGIAIGFTFFAATIIYVLQVLGALNLPIIGDYIADIVRIVQHQLELHTF; from the coding sequence ATGCATTGGAAGCAGCTAGTGCGTAGCGGGGAAGGCCCGTCAGAACCTCCTGACAGGGACAAGCTCGACGCTGTTTACCGGGTGGTTACTGAATGGGCGCAAAGAATGGAAAAGTCGCGGATTTCCGAGTATTTGGAGCTGCTGCATTCTCCTTGGCGGCTGATATGGCTGAACGTGCTGTCGGGTACCGCGCGCGGCGTCGGAATCGCCATTGGGTTTACCTTTTTTGCCGCAACGATCATTTACGTGCTTCAGGTGCTGGGGGCTCTTAATCTGCCGATTATCGGGGATTACATCGCCGATATCGTCCGCATCGTCCAACATCAGCTCGAACTCCATACGTTTTAG
- a CDS encoding carboxymuconolactone decarboxylase family protein has protein sequence MKENINSGFKHFSNLSGDYGAKAMAPVKEHFPELAEFIMGNAYGDIFQRTTIGADWKEIAVISSLITMGQFEQLGVHYVMALRVGMTVDQIKGILLHLVPCVGAPRIISAFNVLLSTLDEIQ, from the coding sequence ATGAAAGAGAACATAAACAGCGGTTTTAAGCATTTCTCCAATCTTTCCGGCGATTATGGAGCCAAGGCGATGGCTCCGGTCAAAGAGCATTTTCCAGAATTGGCTGAATTTATTATGGGCAATGCTTATGGCGACATTTTTCAGCGAACCACTATTGGCGCGGATTGGAAAGAGATTGCCGTTATTTCCTCTTTAATTACGATGGGTCAATTCGAGCAGCTCGGCGTCCATTATGTGATGGCGCTCCGTGTAGGCATGACCGTTGATCAGATCAAAGGCATTTTACTGCATCTGGTACCCTGTGTTGGCGCTCCAAGGATTATTTCCGCTTTTAATGTTCTGCTCTCTACCCTGGATGAGATCCAATAA
- a CDS encoding DivIVA domain-containing protein codes for MPLTPLDIHNKEFTRRLRGYDEDEVNEFLDQVIKDYESVIRENKELSNQLMTLQERLDHFTNIEETLSKTIIVAQETADEVKNNAKKESQLIIKEAEKNADRIINEALSKSRKIAIETEELRKQASIYRTRFRTLVEAQLELLSQDDWDALESREVREEVF; via the coding sequence ATGCCATTAACGCCGCTCGATATACATAACAAGGAGTTTACCCGGCGGCTCCGAGGTTATGATGAAGACGAGGTCAATGAGTTTTTGGATCAGGTCATCAAGGATTACGAAAGCGTCATCCGTGAGAACAAGGAGCTTAGTAATCAGCTTATGACTCTGCAGGAGCGCCTGGACCATTTTACGAACATCGAAGAGACCTTGTCGAAGACCATCATTGTAGCCCAGGAAACTGCCGATGAAGTGAAGAACAACGCGAAGAAGGAAAGCCAACTGATCATCAAGGAAGCCGAGAAGAACGCCGACCGGATTATCAACGAAGCCTTATCCAAGTCCCGCAAAATCGCGATTGAGACCGAAGAGCTGCGCAAGCAGGCTTCGATTTACCGTACACGGTTCCGGACGCTGGTGGAAGCGCAGCTGGAGCTGTTGTCCCAAGACGATTGGGACGCGCTGGAAAGCCGCGAGGTTCGTGAAGAAGTATTTTAA
- a CDS encoding RNA-binding protein, which produces MKNEIYGHFHPDERQFVDRAYEWVENAARYHEVKLTDFLDPRQGYILQSLVNRHPDVKVRWDGGHEEAERRRALIAPDYRDLEDEDMALKVLSITPAEQKLSELEHGDYMGSLLGLGVKRSKIGDIHVLENGCHAVVTSDIADYLALNMSSVGRAPVSVEVLPVSELRRSEVRLEPMEITVSSLRLDGVAADVCRLSRSKILVPVKAGRVRVNWKVEEDPSFQLKEGDVVSIQGFGRFKVLEIGGLTKRGRYRVRVGKFV; this is translated from the coding sequence ATGAAGAACGAAATTTACGGTCATTTTCATCCTGATGAGCGGCAGTTTGTGGACCGGGCCTATGAATGGGTGGAAAATGCGGCCCGTTATCACGAAGTGAAGCTGACGGATTTCCTTGATCCGCGGCAGGGATACATCCTGCAATCTTTGGTTAACCGTCATCCCGATGTGAAGGTCAGATGGGATGGCGGGCATGAAGAAGCGGAGCGGCGGAGAGCGCTGATCGCTCCCGATTACCGTGATTTGGAAGACGAAGATATGGCGCTGAAAGTGCTGAGCATAACACCTGCTGAGCAGAAACTTTCGGAACTGGAGCATGGAGATTATATGGGTTCCCTGCTTGGTCTGGGAGTCAAGCGAAGTAAAATTGGCGATATCCACGTCCTGGAGAACGGCTGCCATGCCGTCGTGACGTCGGATATCGCTGATTATTTGGCGCTGAATATGAGCAGCGTAGGCCGCGCTCCAGTCAGCGTGGAAGTGCTGCCGGTTTCGGAGCTTCGCAGATCCGAAGTCAGGCTGGAGCCCATGGAGATTACTGTCTCTTCCCTGAGGCTGGACGGAGTCGCTGCGGATGTGTGCCGGTTAAGCCGGAGTAAAATTCTCGTTCCCGTTAAAGCGGGCCGCGTCCGGGTAAACTGGAAGGTGGAAGAGGACCCTTCTTTCCAACTTAAAGAAGGCGATGTGGTCTCCATTCAAGGCTTTGGACGGTTTAAAGTGCTGGAGATTGGCGGACTGACCAAAAGAGGCCGATACCGTGTCCGGGTCGGTAAATTTGTATAA
- a CDS encoding YlmC/YmxH family sporulation protein, whose product MNQEALASGKKMKISDFQAKDVINIIDGRRLGQISDLELDLRRGVIDAIIVPGYTRFLGLFGGGADLVIPWRNIVKIGSDVVLVKMEEPRPSSEAEEREMLVIQREERNERRAY is encoded by the coding sequence ATGAATCAGGAAGCTCTGGCTTCGGGCAAAAAAATGAAAATTTCCGATTTTCAGGCCAAAGACGTTATCAATATTATCGACGGGAGACGACTTGGACAAATCAGCGATTTGGAACTGGATCTGCGGCGGGGAGTCATTGACGCGATTATCGTTCCGGGATATACAAGGTTTTTGGGATTGTTCGGCGGGGGCGCCGATCTCGTCATTCCGTGGCGGAACATTGTGAAGATCGGTTCGGATGTCGTGCTCGTCAAAATGGAGGAACCCCGCCCTTCGTCAGAAGCGGAAGAACGGGAGATGCTGGTGATCCAGCGGGAAGAACGGAATGAACGGCGCGCGTATTGA
- a CDS encoding thiamine pyrophosphate-binding protein yields MDLLKTVADYMAEALHNLGVTHSFGIIGKSICPIVLKMVDYGIEFIPGRHESSSGFEASGYALKTGNLGVAFGTSGPGGTNLLTAAAHAKANNLPVLFITGHQSIQELGIPQCQDSSSYLADLADMFRPATLFSKLIERGDHFSTIFNHAISIALSGKRGPVHLCIPFDVQTEPLKECRIVIPERETLVNYANFDRVIDAINHSSRPLIIAGKGVNRSGAHTELVQLAETFNIPVVTTPGGKGAIAWDHPLYHGPVGVGGCKHGDDLLNRSDLFIVLGSRLSDMTICNLKAENHPKTLIQFDVDPTFVGKILNSQTIAVGGDLRDNLSLYLKNVDTAAINKREAETAVHYAEELPDLPKLSLASVMSTMSDLIPYNNTVFVDDGSHGFNAVKWYNVKKPGSFVFDAYFACMGNAIGMAIGAKAASPEETIFCITGDGCFMMLGTEINTAVCKNIPVIFIVVNNMQLDMALKGMEKTTGRIDGTLFEVPMDAVKFAESLGAVGFRCETAEQFAAAISEAVALNRVAVIELLTDRDEVPPTAHRTLNLN; encoded by the coding sequence GTGGATCTTTTGAAGACAGTCGCAGATTATATGGCGGAAGCACTACACAATCTCGGAGTAACGCATTCTTTTGGCATTATCGGTAAATCCATTTGCCCGATAGTTCTTAAAATGGTGGACTATGGTATTGAGTTTATTCCCGGAAGACATGAATCCAGCTCCGGATTCGAAGCTTCCGGCTATGCCTTGAAAACCGGAAACCTCGGCGTCGCTTTCGGCACCTCCGGTCCGGGGGGGACGAACCTCCTCACAGCGGCGGCACATGCCAAAGCCAATAACCTCCCTGTGCTGTTTATCACGGGACATCAATCCATTCAGGAGCTCGGAATTCCCCAATGCCAGGATTCCTCTTCGTATCTTGCAGATTTGGCGGACATGTTCAGACCCGCTACGCTGTTCAGCAAGCTAATCGAACGAGGCGACCATTTCAGCACGATTTTTAATCATGCCATTTCTATTGCGCTAAGCGGCAAACGCGGACCTGTTCATCTGTGCATTCCGTTTGATGTCCAGACCGAACCGCTTAAAGAATGCCGAATTGTTATCCCTGAACGGGAAACACTTGTCAATTACGCTAATTTTGATCGTGTTATTGATGCCATTAACCATTCCAGCAGACCGCTGATCATAGCCGGTAAAGGCGTCAACCGCTCCGGCGCGCATACGGAATTGGTCCAATTGGCGGAGACCTTTAATATTCCTGTCGTGACAACTCCCGGCGGCAAAGGCGCTATTGCCTGGGATCATCCGCTGTACCACGGTCCGGTCGGTGTGGGCGGATGCAAGCATGGCGACGATTTATTAAACCGCAGTGATTTGTTTATCGTGCTTGGGTCCCGGCTCAGTGATATGACCATTTGCAACCTCAAGGCGGAGAACCATCCAAAGACCTTGATTCAGTTTGATGTAGACCCTACCTTTGTAGGAAAAATATTGAATTCCCAGACGATAGCTGTCGGTGGAGATTTGCGTGATAATTTGTCGCTGTATCTCAAGAATGTTGATACTGCCGCTATTAACAAACGCGAAGCGGAGACCGCTGTTCATTATGCGGAAGAACTGCCAGATCTGCCTAAACTTTCACTGGCGTCGGTAATGAGCACGATGAGCGACCTGATCCCTTATAACAATACCGTATTTGTGGATGACGGCAGCCACGGCTTCAATGCCGTGAAGTGGTACAACGTGAAGAAACCGGGCAGTTTTGTCTTCGACGCCTACTTTGCCTGCATGGGTAACGCCATTGGCATGGCGATCGGTGCAAAGGCTGCTTCCCCTGAGGAAACGATATTTTGCATTACCGGCGACGGCTGCTTCATGATGCTTGGTACTGAAATAAATACTGCCGTTTGCAAGAATATCCCGGTCATTTTTATCGTTGTGAATAATATGCAGCTGGATATGGCGTTAAAAGGAATGGAAAAAACTACAGGCAGAATCGACGGAACTCTATTTGAAGTCCCTATGGATGCCGTAAAATTTGCCGAATCGCTGGGAGCTGTCGGCTTTAGATGCGAGACCGCAGAGCAATTTGCTGCCGCCATCAGCGAAGCTGTGGCTTTAAACCGCGTTGCCGTCATCGAGCTGCTGACTGACCGTGACGAAGTGCCTCCTACCGCACACCGCACACTAAATCTCAATTAA
- the ileS gene encoding isoleucine--tRNA ligase, translated as MHKVDIKEKARDRDVRILKKWNEENTFRKSIEYREGKPNYVFYEGPPTANGAPHIGHVLGRVIKDFIGRYQTMKGYRVVRKAGWDTHGLPVELGVEKQLGISGKQEIEAYGVEKFIKKCKDSVFGYEKQWREFTEAIGYWTDLDNPYVTLNNTYIESVWNILATVHEKGLLYRGHRVSPYCPSCQTTLSSHEVAQGYKTVKDLSATAKFKLDDSGEYVLAWTTTPWTLPAHMALAVNPDMDYVRVQQEDGVYIMAKNLVEEVAKGEHTVLSELKGSDLVGKTYQPPFSYIQAERSNVIVGASFVTDASGTGIVHMAPAHGEDDYKTCRENGITFVNVVDTSGKYTDTVTDFAGRFVKDCDLDIVKMLSEKGLLYGKEKYEHSYPFCWRCDTPLLYYATDSWFINTTAIKDQLIANNNGVDWYPGHVREGRFGKFLDELVDWNISRNRYWGTPLNVWVCQETGKEFAPHSIAELREMATSDVPEDIELHKPYVDNIRLRSPFKEGAEMVRTSEVIDVWFDSGSMPFAQSHYPFENADKLDDQYPADMICEGIDQTRGWFYSLLAVSTLFKGKAPYKAVIATGHILDENGQKMSKSKGNVINPWDIMNEYGTDAFRWAILADSAPWNNKRFSRGLVGESKSKVVDTLVNTHAFLTLYAGIDGYDPAEHPFKLSNHKLDRWILSRLNSLILVVDKGLAVNDFVNSSKAIENFIDELSNWYIRRSRDRFWGSGLGEEKLDAYRTLTHVLLTTAKIVAPFMPMLAEDIFVNLGGGESVHLADYPAADESLIDTTLEQDMESARNIVELARNVRNETGIKTRQPLSELIVSISHSFNVADYEEIIKDEINVKSIVLETSDSGFVDFTLKLNLKVAGKKYGKNVGFIQGFLKSMDSDATRSAVQNGRVAVTSLEGEELQITAEELLIDKQAKPGFASASGYGITVALNTEITPELEQEGWVREIVRAVQDYRKRLDLAIDKRVALTLDVDDELKAAVTAFENVLRENVLVTTVDFGSGDSFETVDIGGKTIGILIG; from the coding sequence ATGCATAAAGTAGACATCAAAGAAAAAGCGCGGGACAGAGACGTCCGCATCTTAAAGAAATGGAACGAGGAGAATACGTTCCGCAAATCGATCGAGTACCGCGAAGGCAAGCCGAACTATGTATTCTATGAAGGTCCGCCGACCGCGAACGGCGCGCCGCATATCGGGCACGTGCTTGGGCGCGTGATCAAGGACTTTATCGGCCGCTACCAGACGATGAAGGGCTACCGCGTCGTGCGCAAGGCCGGCTGGGATACCCACGGTCTGCCGGTTGAGCTTGGCGTTGAGAAGCAGCTCGGCATCTCCGGCAAGCAGGAAATCGAAGCCTACGGTGTCGAGAAGTTCATCAAAAAGTGTAAAGACAGCGTCTTCGGCTACGAGAAGCAGTGGCGCGAATTTACGGAAGCGATCGGATACTGGACCGATCTCGACAATCCTTACGTTACCCTGAACAACACATACATCGAGAGCGTATGGAACATTCTGGCAACGGTTCATGAGAAAGGGCTGCTGTACCGTGGACACCGTGTCAGCCCGTACTGTCCAAGCTGCCAGACGACGCTCAGCTCACATGAAGTGGCTCAAGGCTACAAGACGGTTAAAGACCTGAGCGCCACGGCCAAATTCAAGCTGGACGACAGCGGCGAATATGTGCTGGCCTGGACGACGACGCCTTGGACGCTTCCGGCGCATATGGCGCTGGCGGTCAATCCGGATATGGATTATGTCCGGGTGCAGCAGGAGGACGGCGTCTATATCATGGCCAAAAATCTGGTGGAAGAAGTGGCCAAGGGCGAGCATACGGTGCTGTCCGAATTAAAAGGCTCCGATCTGGTCGGCAAGACGTACCAGCCACCGTTCAGCTACATCCAGGCGGAAAGAAGCAATGTCATCGTCGGCGCTTCCTTCGTTACGGATGCCAGCGGTACAGGGATTGTCCATATGGCTCCGGCGCATGGCGAGGACGATTACAAAACCTGCCGCGAGAACGGCATCACCTTCGTGAATGTGGTGGATACGTCGGGTAAATACACCGATACCGTAACCGATTTTGCCGGACGCTTTGTGAAAGACTGCGACCTCGATATCGTCAAAATGCTGTCGGAGAAGGGACTGCTGTACGGTAAGGAAAAGTACGAGCACAGCTATCCGTTCTGCTGGCGCTGCGACACGCCGCTTCTGTACTATGCGACAGACAGCTGGTTCATCAACACAACGGCCATCAAGGATCAACTGATTGCTAATAATAATGGCGTTGACTGGTATCCGGGGCATGTCCGCGAAGGACGGTTCGGCAAGTTCCTTGATGAACTGGTGGACTGGAACATCAGCCGCAACCGCTACTGGGGCACGCCGCTGAACGTATGGGTCTGCCAGGAGACGGGCAAGGAGTTCGCGCCGCATAGCATCGCCGAGCTGAGAGAAATGGCCACCTCTGATGTGCCGGAAGACATCGAGCTGCATAAGCCGTATGTGGATAACATCCGTCTGCGCAGCCCGTTCAAGGAAGGTGCGGAAATGGTGCGGACCTCCGAAGTCATCGACGTATGGTTCGACAGCGGCTCAATGCCGTTTGCTCAGAGCCATTATCCGTTCGAGAACGCGGATAAGCTGGACGACCAATATCCGGCCGATATGATCTGCGAAGGCATCGACCAGACGCGCGGCTGGTTCTATAGCTTGCTTGCGGTATCGACGCTGTTCAAGGGTAAGGCGCCTTATAAGGCGGTTATCGCGACAGGCCATATTCTCGACGAGAACGGCCAGAAGATGTCCAAATCCAAAGGCAATGTCATTAACCCTTGGGATATCATGAACGAATACGGCACCGACGCGTTCCGCTGGGCGATTCTGGCCGACAGCGCGCCGTGGAACAACAAGCGCTTCTCCCGCGGGCTTGTGGGCGAGAGCAAATCCAAGGTCGTCGATACGCTGGTGAACACTCATGCGTTCCTGACGCTGTACGCGGGCATCGACGGATACGATCCGGCCGAGCATCCGTTTAAGCTGTCGAATCACAAGCTGGACCGCTGGATTCTGTCCCGGCTGAACAGCCTGATCCTCGTTGTGGATAAAGGGCTTGCGGTCAATGATTTCGTCAACTCGTCCAAAGCGATTGAGAACTTTATCGACGAGCTGAGCAACTGGTACATCCGCCGTTCGCGCGACCGTTTCTGGGGCAGCGGGCTTGGAGAAGAGAAGCTGGACGCTTACCGTACGCTGACGCATGTGCTGCTGACGACGGCGAAGATTGTCGCTCCATTCATGCCGATGCTGGCTGAGGATATTTTCGTCAACCTGGGCGGCGGAGAAAGCGTACATTTGGCCGATTACCCGGCAGCCGACGAGAGCCTGATCGATACCACGCTTGAGCAGGATATGGAGAGCGCCCGTAACATCGTCGAGCTGGCACGCAACGTCCGCAACGAGACCGGAATCAAGACCCGTCAGCCGCTTTCCGAGCTAATTGTTTCCATCAGCCACAGCTTTAATGTCGCGGATTACGAGGAGATCATCAAGGACGAGATCAACGTCAAGTCCATCGTGCTGGAGACGAGCGACAGCGGATTTGTTGATTTCACTTTGAAGCTGAACCTGAAGGTCGCGGGCAAAAAATACGGCAAAAACGTCGGCTTCATCCAAGGGTTCCTGAAATCGATGGACAGCGACGCCACGCGCAGCGCAGTACAAAACGGGCGGGTCGCCGTTACCTCGCTGGAAGGCGAAGAGCTGCAAATCACCGCAGAAGAGCTGCTGATCGACAAGCAGGCCAAACCGGGCTTCGCGTCCGCATCCGGTTATGGAATTACGGTCGCCCTGAACACGGAAATCACGCCCGAGCTGGAACAAGAGGGCTGGGTGCGTGAAATCGTACGCGCGGTTCAGGATTACCGCAAACGGCTTGATCTGGCGATCGATAAGCGTGTCGCGCTCACTCTCGATGTCGATGACGAGCTGAAAGCTGCCGTTACCGCGTTCGAGAATGTCCTGCGGGAAAATGTCCTCGTGACGACAGTTGATTTCGGCAGCGGCGATTCTTTTGAAACGGTGGATATCGGCGGTAAAACGATCGGCATTCTTATCGGCTAA
- a CDS encoding cell division protein SepF has translation MGVMNRFMSFLGLQEEEEIVEREPLNQHDEEDYAPNPVETRKNQRAGNVVSIHSQKNVKVVLYEPRSYDEAQEIADHIRSHRTVVVNLQRVRNDQAMRIIDFLSGTVYALSGGISKIGGNIFLCSPDTVEIQGSISEMLADDQDYNRMR, from the coding sequence ATGGGCGTCATGAACCGGTTTATGAGCTTTTTGGGTTTACAGGAAGAAGAGGAGATCGTTGAACGTGAACCGCTTAACCAGCATGATGAGGAAGATTATGCGCCGAATCCTGTAGAAACGCGCAAAAACCAGCGGGCAGGGAACGTCGTCAGCATCCATTCGCAAAAAAATGTAAAGGTTGTGCTGTACGAGCCGCGGTCCTATGACGAAGCTCAAGAAATCGCCGACCACATTCGCTCGCATCGTACTGTTGTCGTCAATCTGCAGCGGGTCCGCAATGACCAGGCGATGCGGATTATCGATTTCTTAAGCGGAACGGTGTATGCTTTGAGCGGCGGCATTTCCAAAATCGGGGGGAATATCTTCCTCTGCTCGCCGGATACCGTTGAAATACAAGGCTCCATTTCGGAAATGCTTGCAGACGACCAAGACTATAACAGAATGAGGTGA